A portion of the Cygnus olor isolate bCygOlo1 chromosome 15, bCygOlo1.pri.v2, whole genome shotgun sequence genome contains these proteins:
- the TMEM130 gene encoding transmembrane protein 130 — protein sequence MLRVSGPVLLVLGVAVLGRAVPAAEEYGLEITNNGPITTGAQATVHATLKIKNNSLASDSYHFNWIYAPLILIEKSERQLNSVINVTGEFPGTFPVSVWVTHRNCWLCRPVARNVTVLQITEFITGNLTIAQIEDSRFIRHGSSSSTGAVTRISFCLHDPSDYFKSASFVYNWDFGDGVYQITKEPFVYCNYSTMGNRTVYLKVIAEWEQIGSIIHEKETMQKTGDFTTALELLDAVKSINVVGSRETHVMENLSLSLHINGTPPLSLCWLIKSECIPLEGEKCHLVVINGSCYNLSHTFSDAGQYCLSVRVENGVTMLQTYHEIKVWPTGIQPAFFVLLCVALVSVMVGLVLYTTFRSNTQQKDLVEVADFDFSPLSDKNLSSHSEPGCGQICCRSCFLQSSQETARESHELLLSFYKPVKMYTV from the exons AGGAGTATGGTCTGGAAATAACCAACAATGGTCCCATCACAACGGGAGCTCAAGCCACTGTTCACGCCACTCTAAAGATTAAGAACAACAGCCTTGCATCAGACTCATATCACTTTAACTGGATTTATGCTCCTCTGATTCTGATAGAGAAATCTGAGCGGCAGTTGAACTCCGTGATTAATGTGACTGGTGAATTTCCTGGGACTTTTCCTGTGTCTGTCTGGGTCACTCACAGAAACTGTTGGTTATGTCGGCCAGTTGCTAGAAATGTCACTGTGCTTCAGATCACAG aatttatcACAGGGAATCTTACCATCGCGCAGATAGAAGACAGTAGATTTATCAGGCACGGTTCTAGCTCCTCCACGGGTGCTGTGACCCggatttctttctgtcttcatgACCCAAGTGACTACTTCAAGTCAGCATCATTTGTCTACAACTGGGATTTTGGAGATGG AGTTTATCAGATTACCAAGGAACCCTTTGTCTACTGCAACTACTCCACCATGGGGAATCGCACAGTATATCTGAAAGTCATAGCTGAATGGGAGCAAATTGGAAGCATCatacatgaaaaagaaaccatGCAGAAAACTGGTGATTTTACCACTGCTCTGGAGCTGTTAG aTGCTGTTAAAAGCATTAATGTAGTGGGCTCCAGAGAGACTCATGTAATGGAAAACTTGAGTTTATCTCTTCATATCAATGGCAC CCCACCGCTGTCGTTATGCTGGCTTATAAAGTCCGAGTGCATTCCACTGGAAGGTGAAAAATGCCATCTGGTGGTGATTAATGGCTCCTGCTACAATCTCAGCCATACCTTCAGCGATGCCGGGCAGTACTGCCTCAGTGTCCGAGTGGAGAATGGCGTGACGATGCTGCAGACCTACCATGAAATAAAAGTGTGGCCAACAG GGATCCAGCCAGCTTTCTTTGTCCTGCTCTGCGTCGCTCTGGTTTCGGTGATGGTAGGACTGGTGCTGTACACGACCTTTCGAAGTAACACACAACAGAAAGACCTCGTGGAG GTAGCTGACTTTGACTTTTCTCCACTGTCTGATAAAAACCTGTCTTCTCATTCGGAGCCAGGCTGTGGCCAAATATGTTGCAGATCATGTTTTCTTCAGTCATCTCAAGAAACTGCCAGGGAGAGTCATGAACTTCTACTTTCTTTTTACAAGCCAGTCAAAATGTACACAGTGTGA